The nucleotide sequence CTAATCGTCGAAGTTGTGGAACTGCAACTTAGATAACTGTTATTAAGTCACGTTGAATGATACTTCTAGTTTTATGAAAGTTTAGGTGCTCTTAACATTTTTCTTCCGAGCATCGGCATGATGATAACATCGTAAACCTGCAAAGAATATATAtcgttatttatttactattactaccactactattactactactactttaCTGCTACTGGAACATCGACTATCGTGTATTTATGAATAAATGGTAAACCGAACGTTAATTACTTCGAAGTAAGCGATTAAATTTTGGAAACGAGGGAAGCGTTAGAGAGCCGATGTATTGCAGCTTTTGGGCATTGTTATTTCTTATATTTGCACTTACTTCTGCTAATGGCGAGGTTCCTAACGCATATGTTATTGCATTAACAACGTCGGCGACACGTAAAGTTCTCGCATCGTTAAGATCACGAAGGTCCAATCCCTTTATTAGCATATCAGTCATCACTGGTCCAGGGCTGATATTCTACTCAAATATAAAGAACACATTatacgtaaccttgacataacacatTATATCTACTGAAATTCTTATAATATCATAGGTTCTTCTTGAAGTTAGGATATCGGTAGTTGCTACTATAAACTGCGAGaaatacagtaacgtctctctaattgacgcttagattgtccacaaaagtggacaatttagggaggaagagatgcgattattctcgATCCTTGCGggtcatttttatagtcacgaattgtcaacaactataaaaacgagtttgcaaggctcgaataatcgtatctcttattcccaaattgtccatttttgtgcacaatctgagcgtcagttagggagatattactgtagaTCGAACGTACACAATGCCGAAATATCTTTGATACCCCTCGGAGATGACAGAAACAGCGTTGGTTGAAAACAGTTCGGTATTACGCTACGTTAACGATGAAAGTAAACAAAACAGAGACAGTTCGATCAAATTCGGCGTTTCAGGAGACATCAACCATCGCTACATCCGGTATCTCGAAGAAGGAACTTCGTGATTCAGAATGTTAAAAATGTCAAAACTATGTATACGATGCGTTAAAATGTTGAAAATAATTGAGCAGGAGATTAAATTCGAGCGAGTTCGCCGAACGAATATTAGGAGGATCAAATgagctgtttattttgcaagtggcataagtcacttttttttttttaaatgaaaagaaaccgttcaattgtaattagtgttaccattaacgcgatttttttgaaaaagtgacttatgccactttcaaaataaacggctcaaatatcacGTTAGTTCGCACCGCAGCTTGTTTCCATTTCCTTATGAGCAGAAGACCATTTTACGATgtaatctttatggaaaatgaTGGCCAGGGGTTATATGATTGTAATTAATCTATAGCGATTTTGTAATGCTCGtatgaaatgaaataattaagttCGATTTATTTTCATACACTTTAAAtaagatttttaaataaaacggCTCAAGATATATTCTGGGATTCTTATTGCGACATATTCGTCAGATAGTACATTTTGATACTGTTGAAACATCTTTTGCAAAAAGTTGCGAACTTCAGGGTCATTCAACAAAATATGTAGCCATAGCCGGTCAACAACTTTGTATACGCGGACATTCACTTATAGAAACAAGAATTTCTTTTATGAAATCATATAAATCTTTTATGCAAATCGATGAATCTTCCTTGACAAAttattaaccggttagctgtggttgacgagtatactcgtcctggagaaatgacaatattttgtgacacgacgagtatactcgtcgtgcataAGAaatagtgaccattggctattgaAACTGTAATTTTATggaaaacaaaaacatgttctcaaatttcaagatgttcagaatatttttaggccaatcctgcacgaagttgtttacattgttataaaaataaaattcgaaAAGAATCAAGGTatcggtgttcgacgtgcaaagtgccattatatattgttccttgctctgctaaataccactctctctacagcagcaatttgaatttttaacttttataagtattcgattatccctgggtttttcgtttattatgtatatggtatatgttaacgtcaagtgaataagtaaatattagtaataaaattgttaattttatcaaataaaaccgtctttttcacccaatattttaacagcgacacttacattgtgttcgacgagtatactcgtcgtcgcttgattctcgcgacacatataggtgccgcgctctgaaatggaggcgccacagctaactggttaaggcaTTTTGGTCGAAAATTGATTAGCTTAGAAGTTACGATTTTTGTCCCGGATGCTCGTATAAGCGCCGCACTGTGCGCCGACAGCTATTAACGGAACATTTACTGACGACCGGTTGTGCCGGTCTTCTCACTTTGCTTCGATACGTTTTCAGTGAAACAATGAATCCGATCCCATTCGGACAAATGAATTGAAATCTTACCGTTACTTTGATCTTTAAATCAGCCAATTCAATTTCGTGACGAAGTTCGATAGCTAAAGCAGTCAAGGCATATTTACTAGCACAGTACATGCCAACTGGAATCGATACCATCTCCGCATTGTGACCAGCGATGCTAGAAATAGTAACACAGAGATTTGATTTTACGCATTTTTTGTATACGCATCATTACGTACCTACTGATGTTAACGATATGTCCGTCTATACCGCGTTTCTTCATCAATTTTATAGCTTCTCGTGCACAGACACCAGGGGCTACAATATTCGTGTCCAATATTCTGTGATATTCATCCGCAGTCGTGTctgtaacataatattcattgttcatttcggcGTTCGTCGATCAAAAATTTTCTATCGAAACTGTAAATCTTGCGAATTTTCCACAAACGTTTTCTAGGACACACAGTTTCTATCTTTCGCGGAGGAAATTACattaacgtctctctaattgacgctcacattgtgcagaaaaatggacaatttgggaagaggagatacgactattcgagcctcgcggctcgtttttgtagtcgccgattgttAATATACATGAATTTATACCAATGAAAAGACTATATTTATGTAGGCATCTCGCCTTCTGCATTATAATATACACATGGATTAAGATATTTATTGACTCATTTTCTATGAGAGAGCCACTATAGTTTCAGCAACTTTAAAGCAAAAAATGCGAAGATTATGTAGAAGTAATTTTGACAGGCTGGATAGCTTCAGTATTAAAAGAACGGTTGATTGACACCTTAACAGTGGTACGACATGATTAGAGCAATaagtatcgctttgttttggtCCGAACACGTTTTGAACAAAGTGTATACAGTAAtgactctctaattgacgctcggattatccacaaaactggacaatttgggaagaggagatacgattattcgagccttgcagttagtttttataattaccgtttgtcaacaattataaaaatcaagtcgcaaggctcgaacaatcgtatctcctcttcccaaatcgaccatttttgtggacaatctgagcgtcaattagagagacattaccgtatagcGACGTCGAGAAATTCGCAAGTTTCGAACGAGGCTGTGCATCCTTGAGTTAAAATGAAGATCATCATCAGTGCAGCGGTTATTGACCGTGACTTCTGCGAAGATGCATCAACCTACGAGCCAATTTGTTATACAGTGTGTCCAGTATCGAACAGCGAAGTTTTGGTAGCAAAAAAGCTTACAATTTCTCCATATTTCACATCTCATCAAATGAAATTCACACTTTCGAAATTTGCGATGCTGAGAAACGATTCGCCGAAATGAAAAGATAGCGATTCGGGGAACGGTGAATTTTACCAATGATCTTCGACACATCGGCAACTCCGGCATTGTTAATCAAGATATCCGCTCCGTCAAGTTTCTCGTCGATCCATTTGAACGCTTTTACGATGTCTTCTTCTTTCCGGAGATCGCACACGATCGGGAAGAATTTATCCTTGCCGAGTTGGTCGGTTAGCTCCTCAAGTCTCTGTCCTCTTCTCGCGAGGCCCACCACCTTGACGGACTCCTTGGTGAGTGCCCTTGAAATCGCAGCCCCTATGCCGGCGCTCGCGCCTGTCACCACCGCTACTTTGCTGGCCCAACGATTCATGCTTCTTGATTCTGTATTACAGACTGTCCAACTCCGCTGTTCATCGACCCGTTTTATGGACACGCCATACTTTCTGAATATCGTGCATCCAACTACTGTCATTGCGTCATTGAGATTACTCATTACGATAAGGGATGTCCGTCAAATTATGCAAAATGCTACCTTCTATTTGTTTGTAGGTTTgtagataaaataatttttcatgcAGAAAGactattttataattgttgacgatcggtaactataaaaacgagccgtaaggctcgaataatcgtaatctcctcttcccaaattgtccatttttgtgcacgatttgagcatcaattagggagaatttactgtaattgtagCTATTAAGACTCCAGAAAACAATTCGTGTAATAATTCAAACTTACACAATTAACCAATAATTTCGCCTCGAAATCTTTGtagatttaattaaattatgatCCTGAAGTTCAAAATAATCAAGTTAGTGAAATACCGTACAATTTTTTCATCGAGTAATTATAAAGAATTGCTAGCAGTTAAATTAGCGTTAGAGTCATTGGCAGGCAATTTCCATGATCGTCAAATTTTTTTAACGATTAACGACACCGTCAGCTTTgtcatatataaataaaataggtgGTATACGAATTGTACGATACTCAGCTTACAGTAAGTTATCGAACGACATTTGGCAATGGACAGTGGAAAGAAAAATTTGTATTGTTGTCTTATAGCGTGTCATCGAACAACATGCACACGGGATCGGCTGTCACGCATTCCTTTGAGTTATTGAAATTACTCTGCGATAAGAGATGGCCGTCAAATTATGCAAAATT is from Megalopta genalis isolate 19385.01 chromosome 4, iyMegGena1_principal, whole genome shotgun sequence and encodes:
- the LOC143259298 gene encoding farnesol dehydrogenase-like: MNRWASKVAVVTGASAGIGAAISRALTKESVKVVGLARRGQRLEELTDQLGKDKFFPIVCDLRKEEDIVKAFKWIDEKLDGADILINNAGVADVSKIIDTTADEYHRILDTNIVAPGVCAREAIKLMKKRGIDGHIVNISSIAGHNAEMVSIPVGMYCASKYALTALAIELRHEIELADLKIKVTNISPGPVMTDMLIKGLDLRDLNDARTLRVADVVNAITYALGTSPLAEVYDVIIMPMLGRKMLRAPKLS